The sequence below is a genomic window from Actinomycetota bacterium.
GGATCTCCGACCATCATGAGCTGACCTTCGTCCGGCCCAACGAACTCAAGGCCTTTGTCGATGTATCGTGTCGCGGCGGCGGCAAGAACCTGTCTGCAACGCGAACTCACGTCGAAACGGACGTTCTTGAACTGTATCGCCCGCTCGCTGCGGACCAGCGCGAGAAGGTCGCTGCACAGGCGAGCCATCCGCCTCGATTCTCGATCGATCGCGCTGATCGCCTCCTCGCGCACCTCAGGGTCTTCCCCTCCCCACGCACGCAGGATGTTCGTGTAGCCCCGGATACCGGCCACAGGTGTCGCGAGTTCGTGCGAGGCGTCCGCCACGAACCTGGTCTGCGCCTCTGCACGAAGCCGAAGGCGCTCGATCAGACCGTTTATCGACCGCGCGAGATCACCGATCTCGTGCTCTCCTTGGTCAGGTAGCCGAAGATCGAGGTTCCCCGCGTCGATAGCGTCTGCTGCTCTCCGCAGGTCGTCAACGAGCTTGAGCACCCAGCCCATGCTGGTCTGCATCATCAAGACCATTACCAGCATCGCAGAAACCGCAAGCACGGACATCGGTAGACGAATGGCATCGATGACTGCCTCTTCCCGCACGGGGAAGTACGCCAGGTCAAGGACTCCGCGCGTGTCTGCCGGCAAGTCCACGGGCACGTGCAGCACGAACACGCCGAGTCGCACCGGCCCCACGAGCCCCCTGATGACACTGCCCTCATCGAGGGTGACCTCTATCGTCTGCCGTTGCGACAGCGCGTCATCGCGCTGGGCCCCGGCTGCCGCAGGCAAGGGAATGTCGCTCGAGGACCACGTGGCCTCCAGCTCACCCGTGGCCGGGTCCAGTACGTACAGGACCGCCTCGCCGTCCTGCAACACGCCCCGCGTCAGAATGCGCGGCATACTTGCCATTACCAGGCGGAGCGCCTCCCGTTCACGCGCGGGCCCCTCAAGTCCTTCGGCGGCAGCGGCAAGCTTCCCGGCGGTGATCTCGCTCTTCAGCGCCTCGGTCGCCGCATGACCCATACTGGCGGTTGCGCCCCTCGCCACCATAGCCATGCCATCGGAAACGACGACATACGTAGTCAAGGCCACGCCGCCGATGACGAGAGCCGCAAACAGGATCGAGACAATCAGAAGCCAGGACCGCAGCGATGAACGCCGCATGGTCAGCCCCTCGCGAAGAAGTACCCGACACCCCGAATTGTCTGGATGGTCGTGTTGTCGCGATCGCCTATCTTGTTGCGAAGGTGGCAGACGAAGACCTCGATGACATTGCTGTCCGTCGCATGCTGGCCACCCCATACAGCCTCGAGAATCTCGTCCCGCGAGATGACCCTCCCCGCGTTGCCGACGAGATACGCGAGGAGATCGAACTCCTTGGCGGTCAGGTCGACTGTCTCACTGTTGACAGTGGCGCGACGGGAGTCCGGGTTGATCTCGACTCCACTTGCCTTGACGATGCCCTGCGGGCGCTCGAGCTCAGTGCGACGGAGCAGAGCGCGCACGCGAGAGAGCAGCTCGGGGATCTCGAATGGCTTGCGGAGGTAGTCATCGGCGCCTGAGTCGAACCCGGCGACGACATCCTGTGTCTCGGCACGGGCCGTGAGCATGAGAATCGGGAACGCCTTGCCTTGCTCCCGGAGCTGGCGAGACACCTCGATCCCGTCGAGGCCCGGCAGCATGAGATCGAGAATCAGCAGGTCGGGGTCTTCGTCAGCGACGGCGGCCAGAGCCGCGGTGCCATCGGCCACCTTGCGCACCGAGAAGCCCGCGTGTGAAAGCTCCAGCTCAACGAATCGGGCGATTGTCACATCGTCCTCAACGACTAGCACAGTCGGCTGACTCATGCTGCTCCGTTCTTCCACACTCAACCACCCCACAACAGAATACAGCACACAGCCCTCGCGGTCAGCCCAGTAGCAGACCCGCGATCTGCACGGCGTTCAACGCCGCTCCCTTGCGCAGTTGATCGGCGACGACCCACATGGACAAGCCATGCTCGACGGTCGTGTCCACCCTGAGTCTGCCGATGAACGTATCGTCGGTCCCCTCGAGCTCGGCCGGCATCGGATACGTGCTGTCCTTAGGATCATCCACAAGCTGCACCCCGGCCGCGGCCTGAAGCGCGGCTCTGGCCGCACCCAGCGTGACCTCGCGCTCGAATTCGATGGTGATCGCCTCGGAATGGCAGCGCAGCACCGGGACCCGCACGCACGTCGCATGTACCGCAAGCTCGGGTGCGTGCATGATCTTCTTGGTCTCGACGACCATCTTCCATTCCTCTTTGGTCGACCCGTCTTCCATGAACGCATCGATCTGCGGGATGCAGTTGAATGCGATCCTGTGGGCGAACTGCTCGACGTGAAGCTCACGGCCTTCGAGGAAGTCCCTGCTCTGGTCGTAGAGTTCGTCCATTGCGGCCTGTCCGGCACCGGAGGCGGCCTGGTAGGTCGATACGATGACGCGCCGGATCGGGGCGAGACGTGCCAGGGGCGCGAGAGCCACGACCATCTGGATCGTCGAGCAGTTCGGGTTGGCGATGACGCCGGAGTGCCACCGAACGTCCTCGGGATTCACCTCGGGCACCACGAGCGGCACGTCCTCATCCATGCGGAATGCCGAGGAGTTGTC
It includes:
- a CDS encoding HAMP domain-containing sensor histidine kinase, which produces MRRSSLRSWLLIVSILFAALVIGGVALTTYVVVSDGMAMVARGATASMGHAATEALKSEITAGKLAAAAEGLEGPAREREALRLVMASMPRILTRGVLQDGEAVLYVLDPATGELEATWSSSDIPLPAAAGAQRDDALSQRQTIEVTLDEGSVIRGLVGPVRLGVFVLHVPVDLPADTRGVLDLAYFPVREEAVIDAIRLPMSVLAVSAMLVMVLMMQTSMGWVLKLVDDLRRAADAIDAGNLDLRLPDQGEHEIGDLARSINGLIERLRLRAEAQTRFVADASHELATPVAGIRGYTNILRAWGGEDPEVREEAISAIDRESRRMARLCSDLLALVRSERAIQFKNVRFDVSSRCRQVLAAAATRYIDKGLEFVGPDEGQLMMVGDPDRIEDVVSILVDNAAKYTPLGGSVGVSVRRRREVVLIEISDTGIGIPERDIPNIFDRFYRSDASRSKETGGFGLGLPIAKSVVDAIGGTIEVKSVGRAGSTFTVRLPRGRL
- a CDS encoding response regulator transcription factor, with product MSQPTVLVVEDDVTIARFVELELSHAGFSVRKVADGTAALAAVADEDPDLLILDLMLPGLDGIEVSRQLREQGKAFPILMLTARAETQDVVAGFDSGADDYLRKPFEIPELLSRVRALLRRTELERPQGIVKASGVEINPDSRRATVNSETVDLTAKEFDLLAYLVGNAGRVISRDEILEAVWGGQHATDSNVIEVFVCHLRNKIGDRDNTTIQTIRGVGYFFARG
- a CDS encoding aspartate-semialdehyde dehydrogenase; translated protein: MSWDRTMPSRPVVAVAGATGAVGIEMLKVLEQTGFPADRVIALASSRSAGKSLPFGEAALVVQEMVESSFEGVDIALFSAGAGISRQMRAAVEDAGCVMIDNSSAFRMDEDVPLVVPEVNPEDVRWHSGVIANPNCSTIQMVVALAPLARLAPIRRVIVSTYQAASGAGQAAMDELYDQSRDFLEGRELHVEQFAHRIAFNCIPQIDAFMEDGSTKEEWKMVVETKKIMHAPELAVHATCVRVPVLRCHSEAITIEFEREVTLGAARAALQAAAGVQLVDDPKDSTYPMPAELEGTDDTFIGRLRVDTTVEHGLSMWVVADQLRKGAALNAVQIAGLLLG